Proteins encoded by one window of Planctomonas sp. JC2975:
- a CDS encoding excinuclease ABC subunit UvrA: protein MDASRPADPHDAIRVNGARENNLKNVDVVIPKRRMTVFTGVSGSGKSSLVFGTIAAESRRLINETYSAFVQGFMPTVPRPDVDVLDGLTTAIAVDQERMGSDPRSTVGTATDANAMLRILFARLAQPQLGSPKAYSFNVATVSGAGAVKMQKGGREVKERREFTVIGGMCPRCEGRGTVQDFDLSQLYDDSKSLDDGALSVPNHTVDSWYNRIYRESGFVPPNKPIAEYSKRQLDELLYKEPTRIKVNGINVWYMGLIPRIEQSFLSKDRESMQPHVRAFVDRAITFTTCPECGGTRLNEGARTSTIDGVSIADACAMQISDLADWVRGVGAKGAASADPASQGVAPLVAALGELLDSFVEIGLGYLSLDRSAGTLSGGEAQRTKMIKHLGSPLTDVTYVFDEPSVGLHPHDIERMNGLLRQLRDKGNTVLVVEHKPEVIEIADHAVDLGPGAGAAGGSVCFEGTVEELRASDTITGRHLEDRAALKDEVRRASGTLEVRGADEHNLQNVDVDIPLGVLTVVTGVAGSGKSSLIDGSVAGRDGVVWVDQTPIRGSRRSNPATYTGLLDPIRKAFAKANDVKPALFSSNSEGACPACNGAGVIYTDLGIMAGVATACDECDGKRFSAAVLEYKLGDKDISEVLALSVDAAREFFATDEARTPAASAVLDRMSDVGLGYLTIGQPLTTLSGGERQRLKLASHMTEKGGVLVLDEPTAGLHLADVAQLLSLLDRLVDAGKSVIVVEHHQAVMAHADWIIDLGPGAGHDGGRVVFEGTPADLVAARATLTGQHLAEYVRS, encoded by the coding sequence ATGGATGCGAGCAGACCCGCCGACCCGCACGACGCCATCCGGGTGAACGGCGCTAGGGAGAACAACCTGAAGAACGTCGACGTGGTCATCCCGAAACGGAGGATGACCGTCTTCACGGGCGTGTCCGGGTCCGGCAAGAGCTCCCTGGTGTTCGGCACCATCGCTGCCGAATCGCGCAGGCTCATCAACGAGACGTACAGCGCGTTCGTGCAGGGCTTCATGCCGACGGTTCCCCGTCCGGACGTCGACGTGCTCGACGGGCTGACCACCGCGATCGCCGTCGATCAGGAGCGCATGGGTTCTGACCCGCGCTCAACGGTGGGCACGGCGACGGATGCGAACGCGATGCTGCGCATCCTGTTCGCCAGACTCGCTCAGCCGCAGCTCGGGTCGCCGAAGGCGTACTCGTTCAACGTGGCGACGGTGTCGGGCGCCGGCGCGGTGAAGATGCAGAAGGGCGGACGCGAGGTCAAGGAGCGCCGCGAATTCACGGTCATCGGCGGCATGTGCCCGCGGTGCGAAGGGCGCGGAACGGTTCAGGACTTCGACCTCAGCCAGTTGTACGACGACAGCAAGTCGCTCGACGACGGCGCACTCTCCGTGCCCAATCACACAGTCGACAGCTGGTACAACCGCATCTACCGCGAGTCCGGCTTCGTGCCGCCGAACAAGCCCATCGCCGAGTACTCGAAGCGCCAGCTGGACGAGTTGCTCTACAAGGAGCCGACGCGCATCAAGGTCAACGGCATCAACGTCTGGTACATGGGGCTGATCCCCCGCATCGAACAGTCGTTCCTGTCCAAGGATCGCGAGTCGATGCAGCCGCACGTGCGCGCATTCGTCGACAGGGCGATCACGTTCACGACCTGCCCGGAGTGCGGTGGAACCCGCCTCAACGAGGGCGCGAGGACGTCGACGATCGACGGCGTGAGCATCGCGGACGCCTGCGCCATGCAGATCAGCGACCTCGCCGACTGGGTGCGCGGCGTCGGGGCGAAAGGCGCCGCCTCCGCGGATCCGGCATCCCAGGGAGTCGCACCGCTCGTCGCTGCACTCGGCGAGCTCCTCGACTCCTTCGTCGAGATCGGGCTCGGATACCTCTCGCTCGACCGCTCGGCAGGCACGCTGTCCGGCGGCGAGGCGCAGCGCACCAAGATGATCAAGCACCTCGGGTCGCCGCTCACCGATGTCACGTACGTGTTCGACGAGCCGAGCGTCGGGCTGCACCCGCACGACATCGAGCGGATGAACGGCCTCTTGCGCCAGCTGCGCGACAAGGGCAACACGGTGCTCGTCGTCGAGCACAAGCCGGAGGTGATCGAGATCGCCGACCATGCCGTCGACCTCGGTCCCGGCGCCGGCGCCGCCGGCGGATCCGTGTGCTTCGAAGGCACCGTCGAGGAGCTGAGGGCGAGCGACACGATCACCGGCCGCCACCTCGAGGACAGGGCAGCGCTCAAGGACGAGGTGAGGCGGGCATCCGGAACACTCGAGGTTCGCGGAGCCGACGAGCACAACCTGCAGAACGTGGATGTCGACATTCCGCTGGGCGTGCTGACCGTCGTCACCGGCGTGGCCGGGTCGGGCAAGAGTTCGCTGATCGACGGATCCGTCGCCGGGCGCGACGGCGTCGTGTGGGTGGACCAGACGCCGATCCGCGGGTCACGGCGCAGCAACCCTGCGACGTACACCGGGCTGCTGGATCCGATCCGCAAGGCGTTCGCGAAGGCCAACGACGTGAAGCCCGCACTGTTCAGCTCCAACTCCGAGGGCGCGTGCCCCGCATGCAACGGCGCCGGCGTCATCTACACCGATCTCGGCATCATGGCCGGAGTCGCCACCGCGTGCGACGAATGCGACGGCAAGCGCTTCAGCGCCGCGGTGCTCGAGTACAAGCTGGGCGACAAGGACATCAGCGAGGTGCTCGCACTCTCCGTGGACGCCGCGCGTGAATTCTTCGCGACGGACGAGGCGCGCACACCGGCGGCCTCCGCCGTGCTGGATCGCATGTCCGATGTCGGCCTCGGCTACCTCACGATCGGCCAGCCGCTGACGACGCTCTCCGGCGGAGAGCGGCAGCGCCTCAAGCTCGCGAGCCACATGACGGAGAAGGGCGGCGTACTCGTGCTCGATGAGCCGACGGCCGGACTGCACCTCGCGGATGTCGCGCAGCTGCTCTCCCTGCTCGACCGCCTCGTCGACGCAGGCAAGTCCGTCATCGTCGTGGAGCACCACCAGGCGGTGATGGCCCACGCCGACTGGATCATCGACCTCGGACCGGGCGCCGGCCACGACGGCGGCCGCGTCGTCTTCGAGGGCACGCCTGCCGACCTGGTCGCCGCCCGTGCGACCCTCACGGGACAGCACCTCGCGGAGTACGTCCGCTCCTGA
- a CDS encoding sugar ABC transporter permease, whose protein sequence is MTTITERANATVQTAPSGAPPARKAAGHRMRRRSILIGWSFILPNFLGFALFTLVPVIAAFVLAFMNWDAYNPPTWAGFHNFVRLFGDDNFHVALANTLLYAGGHVPLTLAFSLGLALLLNQKLRGIAFFRVAIFFPYITSLVAIAIVWNMLFDPTSGPINQFLHFIGIANPPGWTSSTGWALPAVIITSVWRDMGYYMVLFLAGLQAIPNEYYEAAEVDGAGRWRTFWSITLPSLRPTTFLVLVLLSVSSFKVFDLIFVMTQGGPGRATLVLSQLIYQDGIINGQFGYSSAISLVLFVIVLIVTVFQFRIQQIRER, encoded by the coding sequence ATGACCACCATCACTGAACGCGCGAACGCGACAGTGCAGACCGCACCGTCCGGAGCGCCGCCCGCCCGCAAAGCCGCGGGCCACAGGATGCGCAGGCGCAGCATCCTGATCGGTTGGAGTTTCATCCTGCCGAACTTCCTGGGTTTCGCGCTGTTCACGCTCGTGCCCGTGATCGCCGCCTTCGTGCTGGCGTTCATGAACTGGGATGCGTACAACCCGCCGACCTGGGCGGGCTTCCACAACTTCGTTCGCCTCTTCGGCGACGACAACTTCCACGTGGCCCTGGCCAATACGCTGCTGTATGCGGGCGGCCACGTTCCCCTCACCTTGGCGTTCTCGCTCGGACTCGCATTGTTGCTGAACCAGAAGCTGCGCGGGATCGCGTTCTTCCGGGTCGCCATCTTCTTCCCCTACATCACCTCGCTGGTGGCGATCGCCATCGTCTGGAACATGCTGTTCGACCCGACGTCGGGCCCGATCAACCAGTTCCTGCACTTCATCGGCATCGCGAACCCGCCAGGGTGGACCTCGTCCACCGGCTGGGCCCTTCCTGCGGTGATCATCACCAGCGTGTGGCGCGACATGGGCTACTACATGGTCTTGTTCCTGGCCGGCCTGCAGGCGATCCCGAACGAGTACTACGAGGCCGCAGAGGTCGACGGCGCCGGCAGGTGGCGCACATTCTGGTCCATCACCCTGCCGTCGCTTCGGCCCACCACGTTCCTCGTGCTCGTGCTGCTCAGCGTCTCGAGCTTCAAGGTGTTCGACCTCATCTTCGTGATGACGCAGGGCGGTCCCGGTCGGGCGACGCTGGTGCTCTCGCAGCTGATCTACCAGGACGGCATCATCAACGGTCAGTTCGGCTACTCGTCCGCGATTTCGCTCGTGCTGTTCGTGATCGTGTTGATCGTGACAGTTTTCCAGTTCCGCATCCAGCAGATCAGGGAGCGCTGA
- a CDS encoding carbohydrate ABC transporter permease — translation MSTLTSDLVQELETEHTHPSRRPQRRGGRRGIRSRVGKVGMYVLLVVLLAVVLLPFIWMLSSSFKHDNEVLSVPIQWIPSTFVWSNYGQIWTQIPMAGYLMNSAILAITITFLQVLTGSFAAYGFSKVRFPGRDALFLAYIATIAVPWQAYMIPQYVMMQKAGLTNTFLALILLQAFGAFGVFLMRQYYMTIPDELNEAARIDGLNDYGIWARIILPLSKPALASLALLTFVNTWNDYMGPFIYLSSNELWTVQIGLKSFIGQYSAQYAMIMTGSVISIIPILAIFLAGQRYFISGIATSGMKG, via the coding sequence ATGTCCACTCTCACCTCCGATCTCGTTCAGGAGCTGGAGACCGAGCACACGCATCCCAGCCGGCGGCCGCAGCGCCGCGGGGGAAGGCGCGGCATCCGCTCCCGCGTGGGCAAGGTCGGCATGTACGTGCTTCTCGTCGTGCTGCTGGCCGTCGTGCTGCTGCCGTTCATCTGGATGCTGTCCTCGTCGTTCAAGCACGACAACGAGGTGCTGTCTGTACCGATCCAGTGGATCCCGTCCACGTTCGTGTGGAGCAACTACGGGCAGATCTGGACGCAGATCCCGATGGCCGGATACCTGATGAACTCCGCGATCCTGGCGATCACGATCACGTTCCTGCAGGTGCTGACGGGCAGCTTCGCCGCGTACGGGTTCTCCAAGGTGCGCTTCCCCGGCCGCGACGCCCTGTTCCTGGCGTACATCGCCACGATCGCCGTGCCGTGGCAGGCGTACATGATCCCGCAGTACGTGATGATGCAGAAGGCGGGGCTGACGAACACGTTCCTGGCGCTGATCCTGCTGCAGGCGTTCGGCGCGTTCGGTGTGTTCCTGATGCGGCAGTACTACATGACGATCCCCGACGAGCTGAACGAAGCGGCCCGCATCGACGGCCTCAACGACTACGGCATCTGGGCGCGCATCATCCTGCCGCTGTCCAAGCCCGCGCTCGCATCCCTCGCCCTGCTCACGTTCGTGAACACGTGGAACGACTACATGGGTCCGTTCATCTACCTCTCCAGCAACGAGTTGTGGACCGTGCAGATCGGGCTGAAGTCGTTCATCGGCCAGTACTCCGCTCAGTACGCGATGATCATGACCGGATCGGTGATCTCGATCATCCCGATACTTGCGATCTTCCTCGCGGGCCAGCGGTACTTCATCAGCGGCATCGCGACGAGCGGAATGAAGGGATGA
- a CDS encoding ThuA domain-containing protein produces MNANVVVVSGSGRYADPWHPFEVTSARVAEVLRDAGHTVTVTDDVDARLAALAAPGDVDLLVLNLGAGRTPDERDVVQSSDERDPLPLSDADAVTREGLLAYLERGGPLLALHVSSTSFGFMPEWETALGGIWVRGISMHPPYSRAHIEVATDAHPATAGIHDFDVDDERYTYLRVSPEVTELAWHELDGSREPVLWTIERGASRVAYDALGHDAASYDAPEHRAILAQTAAWLLGDA; encoded by the coding sequence GTGAACGCCAACGTCGTCGTCGTCTCGGGAAGCGGCAGGTATGCCGACCCATGGCATCCGTTCGAGGTCACCTCGGCCAGAGTCGCCGAGGTGCTGCGTGACGCAGGGCACACGGTGACGGTGACCGACGACGTCGACGCACGTCTGGCAGCGCTCGCAGCACCAGGGGATGTCGACCTCCTCGTTCTCAACTTGGGCGCGGGCCGCACCCCCGATGAGCGCGACGTCGTGCAGAGCTCGGATGAGCGGGATCCACTCCCCCTCTCCGACGCGGATGCCGTGACACGGGAGGGTCTGCTCGCCTACCTCGAGCGCGGCGGACCGCTGCTCGCGCTGCACGTCTCGTCGACGAGCTTCGGATTCATGCCCGAGTGGGAGACCGCCCTCGGCGGCATCTGGGTGCGCGGCATCTCGATGCATCCGCCGTACTCGCGCGCCCACATCGAGGTGGCGACGGATGCGCACCCCGCCACAGCGGGCATCCACGACTTCGATGTCGACGACGAGCGCTACACGTACCTGAGGGTCTCACCCGAGGTGACCGAGCTGGCCTGGCACGAGCTCGACGGCTCGCGCGAGCCGGTGCTGTGGACCATCGAGCGCGGTGCATCACGCGTCGCGTACGACGCACTCGGACACGACGCCGCGTCGTACGACGCACCAGAGCACCGCGCGATCCTCGCGCAGACCGCAGCCTGGCTCCTCGGCGACGCCTGA
- a CDS encoding sugar ABC transporter substrate-binding protein translates to MKRSLIAAGAVIAAAALALSGCAGTASDTSASSTPGKTTLRVSVWNYAQTPEFKALFDAFHKANPNITIQPVDILAANYEDKITTMLAGGDTTDIITVKNLTDYSGYAQKQQFVDVSDIAKSLPSDKIPALANYDFKGKTYAIPYRQDFNVLYYNKTMFKDAGVADPTNLTWKEFAADAAKLTKGDGASKVYGAYIHTWNSMVQGIAAAQTGNNPNDPSYDWMKDQYNLTLGMQNAGTIMNWATANSQQVAYKDVFEKGQAAMVPMGTWLIAPLLADKAAGTTNVDWGIAPLPQIKANGKITTDGGPTGFGINKNSKNQAAAKKFLQFAVSPEGAKAVASIGIVPAYHSPDITKAYFALDGMPQDSTSKKAFNPDTIKLDAPVAANTAAIGTILNQEHQLIMTGSKSVDDGLAEMASRVKSEVLNQ, encoded by the coding sequence ATGAAACGCTCTCTGATCGCGGCAGGCGCGGTCATCGCTGCCGCGGCGCTCGCGCTCTCCGGATGCGCCGGCACCGCGTCCGACACCTCGGCCAGCTCGACCCCCGGCAAGACCACACTGCGCGTCTCCGTCTGGAACTACGCGCAGACGCCGGAGTTCAAGGCACTGTTCGACGCCTTCCACAAGGCGAACCCGAACATCACCATCCAGCCCGTCGACATCCTCGCCGCCAACTACGAGGACAAGATCACCACCATGCTGGCCGGCGGTGACACCACCGACATCATCACGGTGAAGAACCTCACCGACTACTCGGGCTACGCGCAGAAGCAGCAGTTCGTCGACGTCTCGGACATCGCGAAGTCGCTGCCGTCGGACAAGATCCCCGCCCTGGCGAACTACGACTTCAAGGGCAAGACGTACGCGATCCCGTACCGGCAGGACTTCAACGTCCTCTACTACAACAAGACGATGTTCAAGGATGCCGGCGTCGCCGACCCGACGAACCTCACCTGGAAGGAGTTCGCGGCCGACGCCGCCAAGCTCACCAAGGGCGACGGTGCCTCCAAGGTCTACGGCGCCTACATCCACACCTGGAACTCCATGGTGCAGGGCATCGCTGCTGCGCAGACGGGCAACAACCCGAATGACCCCAGCTATGACTGGATGAAGGACCAGTACAACCTGACGCTCGGCATGCAGAACGCGGGCACGATCATGAACTGGGCGACGGCGAACAGCCAGCAGGTGGCCTACAAGGACGTGTTCGAGAAGGGCCAGGCCGCCATGGTGCCGATGGGCACGTGGCTGATCGCGCCGCTGCTCGCCGACAAGGCGGCAGGCACGACGAACGTGGACTGGGGTATCGCACCGCTCCCGCAGATCAAGGCCAACGGCAAGATCACGACCGACGGCGGCCCGACCGGGTTCGGCATCAACAAGAACTCCAAGAACCAGGCAGCGGCGAAGAAGTTCCTGCAGTTCGCGGTGAGCCCCGAGGGCGCAAAGGCCGTGGCATCCATCGGCATCGTGCCCGCGTACCACAGCCCCGACATCACGAAGGCGTACTTCGCGCTCGACGGCATGCCGCAGGACTCCACCTCCAAGAAGGCGTTCAACCCCGACACGATCAAGCTCGACGCCCCGGTCGCGGCGAACACCGCAGCGATCGGCACCATCCTCAACCAGGAGCACCAGCTGATCATGACCGGCAGCAAGTCCGTCGACGACGGACTCGCCGAGATGGCCAGCCGTGTCAAGTCCGAGGTTTTGAACCAGTAG
- a CDS encoding NAD(P)H-binding protein: MDELVVVAGATGYVGRHLVEGLDARGYRVRALVRSRDRAEKPGAFGAPSLSGHVAEWRIVDFEAPETIEGVCEGADRVVSALGVTRQKASPWQIDFRGNLAVLADAEKHALASFAYVNVLHSDAGDSMTMRSKFAFAQALSRSRVTPQIVNPSGYFSDMTDFLRMAQRGMGFTMGSGSTKVNPIHGADLASFIVDRVGGAGGAWDVGGPDTFTYRQLEELAFRVAGRTPHILRVGEGVGDAMTWLADRGSPRLGNLTRFFVESLTVDAVGTPIGERHLEPYLRSVA, translated from the coding sequence ATGGACGAGCTCGTCGTGGTCGCAGGAGCCACCGGATACGTCGGCAGGCACCTCGTCGAGGGGCTCGACGCACGCGGGTATCGCGTCCGTGCCCTTGTGCGTTCCCGCGACCGCGCGGAGAAGCCGGGCGCGTTCGGAGCGCCGTCCCTTTCCGGGCACGTCGCCGAATGGCGCATCGTCGATTTCGAGGCGCCAGAGACGATCGAGGGCGTGTGCGAGGGCGCAGATCGTGTCGTCTCCGCACTAGGCGTCACCCGGCAGAAGGCGAGCCCCTGGCAGATCGACTTCCGGGGGAACCTCGCGGTGCTCGCCGACGCCGAGAAGCACGCGCTGGCATCGTTCGCCTACGTGAACGTGCTGCACTCCGACGCCGGGGACTCCATGACGATGCGCTCGAAGTTCGCGTTCGCGCAGGCGTTGTCACGCAGTCGCGTGACGCCCCAGATCGTCAACCCGTCCGGCTATTTCTCCGACATGACCGACTTCCTGCGCATGGCCCAGCGCGGCATGGGCTTCACGATGGGATCGGGTTCCACGAAGGTGAACCCGATCCATGGTGCGGACCTCGCGTCGTTCATCGTCGACCGGGTCGGCGGTGCAGGAGGCGCCTGGGATGTCGGCGGACCCGACACGTTCACGTACCGCCAACTCGAGGAACTCGCGTTCCGCGTCGCCGGCCGCACGCCGCACATCCTGCGCGTCGGCGAGGGCGTCGGCGACGCCATGACATGGCTCGCCGACCGCGGATCACCGCGCCTGGGCAACCTCACCCGCTTCTTCGTGGAGTCGCTCACCGTCGATGCGGTCGGCACGCCGATCGGTGAGAGGCACCTCGAGCCGTACCTGCGGTCTGTCGCGTAA
- a CDS encoding DUF624 domain-containing protein, translated as MTTTAHAGRRATGAGAGTRIGTGAGQGSKTRNGSGARRGLFGLRNETMETIFGYAYALLMVDVLLVVFNLPLAVMLFVTVDSLASWPFFLLLSLTLAPSLVGAFEVFRSMKTEGRPRPFAAFWQGYRRRGGPAFIVGLVTAAVVGVVLLDGTITAGTVWAPLLGPLFAVLGIGSVAAALFALAGLVVFETASLKAVAKAALYLSVRRWYFSAVSLVMVALIAAAVLLQPVLGAALVPGILLYAVFANAQYSFHRVVEDAKG; from the coding sequence ATGACCACCACGGCGCACGCGGGACGGCGCGCGACCGGTGCTGGTGCGGGCACGCGGATCGGCACCGGCGCAGGGCAAGGCTCGAAGACACGGAACGGGTCGGGCGCGCGGCGCGGTCTGTTCGGCCTGCGCAACGAGACGATGGAGACGATCTTCGGCTACGCGTACGCGCTGCTCATGGTCGACGTGCTCCTCGTCGTCTTCAACCTGCCGCTGGCCGTCATGCTGTTCGTCACGGTCGACTCGCTCGCGTCGTGGCCGTTCTTCCTGTTGCTCTCCCTCACGCTGGCACCATCGCTCGTCGGCGCGTTCGAGGTGTTCCGCAGCATGAAGACCGAGGGACGTCCGCGACCGTTCGCCGCTTTCTGGCAGGGATACCGTCGTCGCGGCGGTCCGGCGTTCATCGTCGGACTCGTCACGGCCGCGGTCGTCGGCGTCGTGCTGCTCGACGGAACGATCACCGCCGGCACCGTCTGGGCGCCGCTGCTCGGACCCCTGTTCGCCGTGCTCGGCATCGGATCCGTCGCCGCTGCACTCTTCGCGCTCGCCGGACTCGTCGTCTTCGAGACCGCGTCCCTCAAGGCGGTCGCGAAGGCTGCGCTCTACCTGTCCGTTCGTCGCTGGTACTTCAGCGCCGTCTCGCTCGTCATGGTCGCGCTCATCGCGGCCGCCGTGCTCCTGCAACCGGTGCTCGGCGCCGCGCTCGTGCCGGGCATCCTGCTCTACGCCGTCTTCGCCAACGCGCAGTACTCCTTCCACCGTGTGGTGGAGGACGCCAAGGGCTGA
- a CDS encoding MFS transporter, giving the protein MTTASRPETRRLTSDQRNAFAASWLGWMMDAFDYFIIVLVYADIAAEFKVSLEQIAFLTTITLVMRPVGAYLFGLWADRVGRRIPLIVDVCFYSVVGFLCAFAPNFTVLFILRLLYGIGMGGEWGLGAALTMEKVPRERRGFFSGVLQGGYSAGYLLASLAFLLVHSALGLNWRWLFVLSILPALISLIIRSRVKESEVWENTRDRMQKSNTSIKAVFFNGKVLRRFIYLVLLMAAFNWMSHGTQDIYPTFLKATDQGGAGLDAAVAGWIAVVYNAGAIIGCIVLGSLSDRWGRKATIILGAALTLPIIPIFAFSHTAGLLCLGSALIQFTTQGAWGAIPAHLNEMSPNAIRGFYPGVTYQLGNVIAAFNLPIQQSLATHIGYPWAMAITVAGAAIAVILLTAFGRQAKAVDFHAEEPDAVAAGGAAPAPAPGTA; this is encoded by the coding sequence ATGACGACGGCGTCCAGACCGGAAACCCGACGACTCACCTCCGACCAGCGGAACGCGTTCGCGGCGTCCTGGCTCGGCTGGATGATGGACGCGTTCGACTACTTCATCATCGTGCTCGTCTACGCCGACATCGCTGCCGAGTTCAAGGTGTCGCTGGAACAGATCGCGTTCCTCACGACCATCACGCTCGTCATGCGGCCGGTCGGTGCGTATCTGTTCGGGCTGTGGGCGGATCGAGTCGGGCGTCGCATCCCGCTCATTGTCGACGTGTGCTTCTACTCCGTCGTCGGATTCCTCTGCGCGTTCGCGCCGAACTTCACGGTGCTGTTCATCCTGCGACTGCTGTACGGCATCGGGATGGGCGGTGAGTGGGGACTCGGTGCGGCCCTCACCATGGAGAAGGTTCCGCGCGAACGTCGCGGATTCTTCTCCGGCGTGCTGCAGGGCGGATACTCCGCCGGATACCTCCTCGCCTCGCTCGCGTTCCTGCTCGTGCATTCCGCACTGGGACTGAACTGGCGCTGGCTGTTCGTGCTCAGCATCCTGCCGGCGCTGATCAGCCTCATCATCCGCTCGCGGGTGAAGGAGTCGGAGGTCTGGGAGAACACTCGTGACCGCATGCAGAAGTCGAACACGTCGATCAAGGCCGTGTTCTTCAACGGCAAGGTTCTGCGTCGGTTCATCTACCTCGTGCTGCTGATGGCGGCGTTCAACTGGATGTCGCACGGCACCCAGGACATCTATCCGACCTTCCTCAAGGCGACGGACCAGGGCGGCGCCGGCCTCGATGCGGCGGTGGCCGGCTGGATCGCCGTGGTCTACAACGCCGGCGCGATCATCGGATGCATCGTGCTCGGCTCTCTGTCGGACCGCTGGGGCCGCAAGGCCACGATCATCCTCGGCGCCGCGCTGACGTTGCCGATCATCCCGATCTTCGCGTTCTCGCACACGGCCGGACTGCTCTGCCTCGGATCCGCACTCATCCAGTTCACGACACAGGGTGCGTGGGGCGCGATCCCCGCGCACCTCAACGAGATGTCGCCCAACGCGATCCGCGGGTTCTATCCCGGCGTCACCTACCAGCTCGGCAACGTGATCGCCGCGTTCAACCTGCCCATCCAGCAGTCGCTGGCGACCCACATCGGATACCCGTGGGCGATGGCCATCACGGTTGCCGGAGCGGCGATCGCAGTCATCCTGCTCACCGCGTTCGGCAGGCAGGCGAAGGCGGTGGACTTCCACGCCGAGGAACCGGATGCGGTTGCAGCAGGCGGCGCGGCGCCGGCGCCTGCGCCCGGCACGGCGTGA
- a CDS encoding TetR/AcrR family transcriptional regulator yields MPRPARPLSPEASERLRLAAAEAFGAKGLDDASLNDILKQADMGKGSFYHRFADKAALHDWVADAMARAVIEQSRPPGLSSLTAETFRAELSAMLGRFTSLAAERPELANLGLMFHNSAGLPEERAMTMVRAAVLRWIEDALLRGRELGVIRADLPADLLSALAIASLTTIDTWVLAAPSEPAARASTASAALDALWALLAPPAPSR; encoded by the coding sequence ATGCCTCGTCCAGCCCGTCCGCTCTCGCCGGAGGCGTCCGAACGGCTCAGGCTCGCCGCCGCGGAAGCGTTCGGGGCGAAAGGGCTCGATGATGCCTCGCTCAACGACATCCTGAAGCAGGCCGACATGGGCAAGGGGTCGTTCTACCATCGCTTCGCGGACAAGGCCGCGCTGCACGACTGGGTGGCAGACGCGATGGCGCGCGCCGTGATCGAGCAGTCCCGGCCGCCTGGCCTCTCCTCACTCACGGCGGAGACGTTCCGCGCCGAGCTGTCTGCGATGCTCGGGCGGTTCACCAGTCTCGCCGCCGAGCGGCCCGAGCTGGCGAACCTCGGCCTCATGTTCCACAACTCGGCCGGGTTGCCCGAGGAGCGGGCAATGACCATGGTTCGCGCCGCGGTGCTCCGTTGGATCGAGGATGCCCTGCTGAGAGGTCGGGAACTGGGCGTGATCCGCGCCGACCTTCCCGCGGATCTGCTCTCAGCGTTGGCCATCGCGTCGCTGACCACCATCGACACGTGGGTGCTGGCCGCCCCCTCCGAGCCCGCTGCCCGAGCGTCGACGGCATCAGCCGCGCTGGACGCGTTGTGGGCTCTGCTGGCCCCTCCCGCGCCGTCGCGCTGA